One segment of Trypanosoma brucei brucei TREU927 chromosome 8, complete sequence DNA contains the following:
- a CDS encoding transaldolase, putative, protein MNQLESLKKHTCVVIDTADFSLLKEFSAEDATTNPSLVLAGSQVPQHAHLVNSAVEFARSNVSRLRDGLLSSADDERAQLLELAVDKLTVSFGVEILKAIPGRVSSEVDARLSYDADKMVKKAQHIVQLYAEAGVPKERLYIKLASTWEGIRAAERLEREGINCNLTLLFSFDQAVACAQAGVALISPFVGRVLDWYKAKYPEQADTFIGAQDPGVIAVTKIYNYYKRHGYKTVVMGASFRNTGEVLELAGCDKLTISPKLLQELASTPGEVVRKLDPARLTQSIPKLSELTRPESLFERETNNMAVEKLEEGIRNFAKDTEKLEALIATLL, encoded by the coding sequence ATGAATCAACTGGAGAGCCTCAAGAAACACACATGTGTTGTAATCGACACAGCAGATTTCTCTCTTCTGAAAGAATTTTCTGCTGAAGATGCCACAACTAACCCATCGTTGGTCCTAGCTGGCAGTCAGGTCCCGCAACACGCTCACCTCGTCAATAGTGCCGTAGAGTTTGCACGCTCTAATGTCTCTCGGCTACGTGATGGCCTCCTCTCCAGCGCTGATGATGAGCGCGCCCAGTTGCTGGAGCTCGCAGTTGACAAACTAACAGTGAGTTTCGGTGTGGAAATCCTAAAGGCCATTCCTGGTCGGGTGAGCTCAGAGGTAGATGCTCGCCTCTCCTACGACGCTGACAAGATGGTCAAGAAGGCGCAACATATCGTACAATTGTATGCGGAGGCTGGTGTACCAAAGGAAAGGTTGTATATAAAGCTGGCTTCCACGTGGGAGGGCATTCGCGCCGCGGAGCGCCTGGAACGTGAGGGCATCAACTGCAACCTCACATTACTATTCTCATTCGATCAGGCCGTGGCCTGTGCTCAAGCAGGCGTTGCCCTCATCTCTCCCTTCGTTGGTCGAGTATTGGATTGGTATAAAGCAAAGTACCCGGAGCAGGCCGACACATTCATTGGAGCACAAGATCCAGGCGTCATTGCTGTAACGAAAATTTACAACTACTACAAGCGGCATGGTTACAAAACCGTTGTGATGGGAGCATCGTTCCGCAACACTGGTGAAGTACTAGAGTTGGCTGGTTGTGATAAACTTACCATTTCTCCTAAGCTACTGCAAGAACTCGCCAGCACACCTGGTGAAGTCGTGCGGAAATTGGACCCGGCACGACTCACCCAATCCATACCGAAGCTTTCTGAATTGACAAGACCGGAATCTCTCTTTGAGAGGGAGACAAACAACATGGCAGTTGAGAAGTTGGAAGAAGGTATCCGAAACTTTGCAAAGGATACAGAAAAGTTGGAAGCACTCATCGCTACACTTTTGTAA
- a CDS encoding ubiquitin carboxyl-terminal hydrolase, putative codes for MLDLDSWVDEFHAGNEQKAVNQDTCNAAAGSSPSPLSVDVITLAYRLRTPCCVRHTLPSDCPVGCVASPWCLAGLSTLSTNNTTLQDFVADLLGDDTSLASSHQPQLQRGEHGPNDGDSPADTSSVDVYKYPIRRGIRDLGNTCYLNAVLQMLFHIPAVRDEVLRASASFPVAAHNSAKKITPLLASGLGELFAEMAYSRDERGVDAERFATFLSIDKGIQQDAQEFFVLLINWLQREVGDAVRHVFEGTILHDRECSKCGRSCKRAEPFSFLSLPVRQSIEESLEELLRVHEVQGFKCEECGAVTSAFSRLHIRTLPDVLVVHFNRFSFSLQEKRREKITRSVSFPIEWDLTPYKDRWRQVQKQTASNNSGVADSVVEARSNAAQLYRLVGVVNHHGEAAVCGHYTYHGKMDGHGGWYQFDNAVVTRLQRFHGTRASSKEAYMLVYERHAHPTNNPLTSAEEDVERAGSLDTTIILPPHLQNHIERLNHEVEKVRQARQLQRSVVMNFLKQWKDVADDIFYRSARRKGHPIAVMEECEDLTQYVAFPTRWMKLFGRCFIPSYIDTNRYCSFERGMKRHRRNSSKSAVELSNELPAAGSDSKEVEDNAPLVAAEMVLDTTKGAMPGDCVLIKSIYKSTLTDYLEDVRCPHGKLAPWGQYKLLSGASARRLNSFLNSVPSLLTSLTTVGEFTPFKGWKLSEYICEECVKRMSKEVQRIKTSWNEDMEIQTAVTPTSKFAEREDADELVYVSVEAVEHWEQMLKVTEKYRYIVKQQGFTGLVVAMKARSEDVDTEVIPLPSPSKLLCEHQLLSSVAAVREVPASVWHLLKKRILQLFYGDSVSVKHTLTPSVKAHMEMLLPYLPVSRTGKCLECIQNKMRMMMERHSAKMEKLNEGKRFSTLVEASRVMALPSVEVRIRHPNTLVWKRDIKRSYRRCYRTWEREQEDKITAVEARIKSLKEVGGQREKKQRTLPTPPVRCDRKQSQEPSDSQQVCEVTCENSQSIPDVMEVPSPLQSACDELAALRAATPPDVSAVYGCIPTWWVARWYKWYTNDADTGVGPPPCVDYSAFFCQHGGTVLPPSSLNPTDAHWSKTFTLGPIIRAWKSWLKDPSALDVVEESGSVHFPPIVLVPLKEMIAVLERYGGEGQLLPEVTDSKDLVTRLNNGRVVLFVERRGERMLDPPTCEICSTAVLDGVTELSRGFIDGSLRLRLHLRRSKRQHYDANDVLSGVSYNMTVGKLKVEISQRVLEYHGYILPVNDMKLLLGRKPLGPNRICKENTCANSDGNAPDGAASPSVASDDRNEESTTGALSTVDVDTCTLFECGLRDGDEVTVDASNTPLEKVLVNDSLCIRVPGAPTSSSETPTAEDVAAFGATRLYGVLDNVQNGRERKAPGQKACAVCTYLNVREAERCEMCEAAL; via the coding sequence ATGCTTGATCTAGATAGCTGGGTGGATGAATTTCATGCCGGAAATGAACAGAAAGCGGTGAATCAAGACACCTGTAACGCCGCTGCGGGATCTTCACCCTCTCCGTTGAGTGTTGATGTCATCACGTTGGCATATCGTCTGCGTACACCCTGCTGTGTCCGACACACCTTACCGTCCGATTGTCCGGTGGGGTGCGTGGCGTCACCATGGTGTCTCGCTGGACTCAGCACCTTGTCAACAAATAACACTACACTACAAGATTTTGTAGCGGACCTTTTGGGTGATGATACGTCCCTTGCATCGTCGCATCAACCGCAGCTGCAACGGGGTGAACATGGGCCAAATGACGGTGATTCTCCTGCAGACACCTCCTCAGTAGACGTCTACAAATACCCTATTCGGAGAGGCATACGTGACTTGGGTAACACCTGTTATTTGAACGCTGTGCTGCAGATGCTCTTCCACATCCCTGCAGTACGGGATGAAGTGTTACGGGCGTCTGCTTCGTTCCCTGTCGCTGCCCACAACTCTGCAAAGAAGATTACGCCCCTTCTGGCATCAGGCTTAGGTGAGTTGTTCGCTGAGATGGCGTACAGTCGCGATGAGAGAGGTGTGGATGCCGAACGCTTTGcgactttcctttccatcgATAAGGGGATCCAGCAGGATGCCCAAGAGTTCTTCGTGTTACTAATTAACTGGCTTCAGCGAGAGGTAGGAGATGCTGTAAGACACGTCTTTGAGGGCACCATTTTGCATGATCGAGAGTGCAGCAAGTGTGGTCGATCGTGTAAGCGAGCCGAgcccttctccttcctttcgcTCCCGGTGAGGCAGAGCATCGAGGAGTCGCTGGAGGAGTTACTCCGCGTCCATGAAGTGCAAGGTTTTAAATGCGAGGAATGTGGTGCTGTAACGAGTGCATTTTCGCGTCTGCATATTCGAACGTTACCTGACGTTCTTGTGGTTCATTTTAACCGGTTTAGTTTCAGTCTGCAGGAGAAGAGGcgggaaaaaataacacgATCAGTTAGTTTTCCGATTGAGTGGGATCTTACACCGTACAAAGATAGGTGGAGGCAAGTGCAAAAGCAAACGGCgagtaataatagtggtgTCGCCGATTCTGTAGTAGAAGCCCGTTCGAACGCTGCACAGCTTTACAGGCTTGTCGGCGTTGTCAACCATCACGGTGAGGCTGCAGTGTGTGGACACTACACCTACCACGGGAAAATGGACGGCCACGGTGGATGGTATCAATTTGATAATGCAGTAGTGACGAGGCTACAGCGCTTTCATGGGACGCGGGCTTCGTCCAAAGAGGCCTATATGTTAGTGTACGAACGGCATGCGCATCCAACAAACAACCCATTGACTTCTGCTGAAGAAGACGTTGAGAGGGCGGGGTCACTGGACACAACTATCATCTTGCCCCCTCATCTGCAAAATCATATCGAACGCCTAAATCACGAAGTGGAGAAGGTCCGACAGGCTAGGCAGTTGCAGCGGTCGGTTGTGATGAATTTCCTGAAGCAGTGGAAAGATGTGGCCGATGATATCTTTTACCGCAGCGCGCGACGTAAGGGTCATCCAATAGCCGTTATGGAGGAGTGTGAAGATCTTACACAGTACGTAGCATTTCCCACTCGATGGATGAAGCTCTTCGGTCGCTGTTTCATTCCCTCTTATATTGATACAAATCGTTATTGTAGTTTCGAGAGAGGAATGAAGCGCCATCGCCGGAACTCGAGCAAATCGGCGGTTGAATTAAGTAATGAGTTGCCGGCGGCTGGTAGCGATAGCAAAGAAGTTGAAGACAATGCACCACTGGTGGCCGCGGAGATGGTTCTTGACACCACAAAAGGAGCGATGCCAGGGGACTGCGTTCTGATCAAGAGCATTTATAAGTCTACACTAACAGACTACTTGGAGGACGTGCGTTGCCCTCACGGAAAATTAGCACCATGGGGTCAGTACAAACTTCTGTCAGGAGCTTCGGCCAGGAGATTGAATAGTTTTCTCAACAGCGTACCCTCGTTGCTCACTTCTCTAACTACTGTTGGTGAGTTTACTCCCTTCAAGGGGTGGAAACTTAGTGAGTACATTTGCGAGGAATGCGTCAAACGCATGTCGAAGGAGGTCCAGCGGATAAAGACGTCATGGAATGAGGACATGGAGATTCAGACCGCTGTCACCCCTACGTCCAAGTTTGCTGAACGTGAAGACGCCGACGAGTTGGTATACGTGAGTGTGGAAGCGGTGGAACACTGGGAACAGATGCTAAAGGTGACTGAAAAGTATCGGTACATTGTGAAGCAACAGGGATTCACGGGTCTTGTAGTTGCGATGAAAGCAAGAAGCGAGGATGTGGACACCGAAGTGATACCACTGCCGTCTCCGTCGAAGCTTCTGTGTGAACACCAACTTCTTTCCTCAGTTGCGGCAGTTCGCGAGGTTCCAGCATCTGTTTGGCATCTCCTCAAGAAGCGTATCTTGCAACTGTTCTATGGTGACAGTGTCAGCGTCAAGCATACCCTCACCCCTTCAGTGAAGGCACATATGGAAATGTTACTTCCCTACCTCCCTGTCAGTCGCACAGGCAAGTGCCTGGAATGcattcaaaacaaaatgaggatgatgatggAGCGCCACAGTGCTAAGATGGAAAAGTTAAACGAAGGAAAGCGTTTTTCTACGCTTGTAGAGGCTAGTCGGGTGATGGCACTTCCTTCTGTGGAGGTTCGTATTCGACATCCCAACACGCTCGTGTGGAAACGAGATATTAAGCGCTCGTATCGTCGCTGTTACCGCACGTGGGAAAGGGAGCAAGAGGACAAGATCACGGCAGTTGAAGCTCGAATTAAGAGTCTGAAGGAGGTGGGGGGACAAcgggagaaaaaacagaggacCCTCCCCACGCCGCCTGTAAGGTGCGACAGAAAGCAGTCACAAGAACCGTCGGACAGTCAACAAGTCTGTGAAGTGACCTGTGAAAACTCCCAATCTATCCCTGATGTTATGGAagttccctcacctttgcaATCGGCCTGTGACGAACTCGCTGCACTCCGTGCAGCGACACCCCCAGATGTTTCCGCTGTGTATGGTTGTATCCCAACATGGTGGGTAGCGCGGTGGTACAAATGGTATACAAATGATGCCGATACGGGTGTTGGCCCACCACCTTGTGTCGACTATTCTGCGTTTTTTTGCCAACACGGAGGCACGGTGCTGCCACCGAGTTCACTCAACCCCACAGACGCCCATTGGAGCAAAACATTTACCCTTGGCCCTATTATACGGGCATGGAAAAGTTGGCTGAAGGATCCATCGGCGCTTGATGTCGTTGAAGAGAGTGGGTCGGTCCACTTCCCTCCAATCGTGCTAGTACCGCTAAAGGAGATGATTGCCGTGCTCGAAAGGTATGGGGGCGAGGGACAGCTACTACCGGAGGTAACTGACTCAAAGGATCTTGTCACCCGCTTGAACAATGGCAGAGTTGTGTTGTTTGTGGAGCGAAGGGGGGAGCGCATGCTTGACCCGCCGACATGTGAGATCTGCTCGACTGCTGTACTTGACGGGGTTACAGAGTTGTCTCGGGGCTTCATAGATGGCAGTTTACGGTTGCGTCTCCACCTTCGCCGCAGTAAGAGACAACACTACGATGCTAATGATGTGCTCTCTGGTGTTAGTTACAACATGACTGTGGGCAAACTGAAGGTTGAAATTTCTCAGCGAGTGCTTGAATATCACGGCTACATCCTACCTGTGAATGACATGAAATTGCTCCTCGGGCGAAAGCCGCTTGGACCCAATAGGATCTGCAAGGAGAACACATGTGCAAACAGCGATGGAAATGCTCCTGATGGCGCAGCTTCCCCTTCTGTAGCATCCGACGATCGCAATGAGGAGTCGACAACGGGAGCACTCTCCACGGTTGATGTGGACACATGTACGTTGTTTGAGTGCGGCCTTCGTGATGGCGATGAAGTAACAGTTGACGCCTCGAACACACCTTTAGAAAAGGTGCTAGTAAATGACAGCCTCTGTATTCGAGTGCCGGGGGCTCCAACATCCTCCTCAGAAACGCCAACTGCAGAAGACGTTGCGGCATTCGGAGCGACTCGACTGTACGGAGTGCTGGATAACGTACAAAACGGGCGCGAGAGGAAGGCTCCAGGGCAGAAGGCATGTGCAGTTTGCACTTACCTGAACGTTCGCGAAGCGGAGCGCTGTGAAATGTGTGAAGCGGCACTGTAG
- a CDS encoding dihydroorotase, putative (similarity to PIR:T30519: dihydroorotase (EC 3.5.2.3) - Trypanosoma cruzi {Trypanosoma cruzi} (PMID: 9878395)), which translates to MARVELPALIDCHVHFREPGLEYKGDMQSEAAAAYAGGINVVCDMPNTQPPTQTIEAFADKVLRASRVKSRCDMRFFFGATAHEHIEQLELMWTQPQHAELRRRCAGLKLYLDNSTGNMKSSGEVVEAAFALCGRLGIPLVAHCEHAEHNEAASAAHAYTGPASHSRRRPAESEVASISQAIELAGRYSTQLHIAHLSTAGGVECLRRARAASAAGKKGVPRITAEVTPHHLFLTEGDYCGCGSRVKVNPPVRQWSDVEQLWEAVLDGTVDCIATDHAPHTLQDKSDESNPPSGMPSIELVVPLLLTVCAGRWPHPTTSMPKALQERKLTVDDIVRLMHTNPNRIFGLDVTEEKKRTFDTSVEWVVEESQLHSKCKWSPYANWKLVGKVM; encoded by the coding sequence ATGGCGCGCGTTGAACTGCCCGCGTTGATCGACTGCCATGTGCACTTTCGCGAGCCTGGTCTTGAATACAAGGGCGATATGCAGAGCGAAGCCGCTGCCGCATACGCTGGTGGCATTAATGTAGTGTGTGATATGCCCAATACCCAGCCGCCTACGCAGACAATTGAAGCTTTCGCGGACAAGGTGCTACGCGCCAGTAGAGTGAAGTCACGATGTGACATGCGGTTCTTCTTTGGTGCTACGGCACACGAACATATAGAGCAACTGGAGTTGATGTGGACGCAACCGCAACACGCTGAGTTGCGGAGGCGTTGCGCAGGCCTCAAATTGTACTTGGACAATTCCACTGGTAACATGAAGAGCAGTGGAGAGGTCGTTGAGGCGGCGTTTGCACTGTGCGGAAGACTTGGAATTCCACTTGTAGCGCACTGTGAGCATGCCGAGCACAATGAGGCGGCTTCCGCGGCCCATGCGTACACGGGACCGGCTTCCCACTCCAGGCGGCGACCCGCCGAGTCGGAGGTTGCATCAATATCCCAAGCAATTGAGCTTGCGGGTCGCTATTCCACACAGTTACATATTGCACACTTGTCGACCGCCGGCGGTGTTGAGTGCTTGCGGCGGGCGCGGGCTGCGAGTGCTGCCGGCAAAAAAGGTGTTCCGCGTATTACAGCGGAGGTGACGCCGCACCACTTATTTCTAACGGAGGGTGACTATTGCGGTTGTGGAAGCCGGGTGAAGGTGAATCCGCCTGTGCGGCAGTGGAGCGACGTGGAGCAGCTGTGGGAGGCGGTGTTAGACGGAACGGTAGATTGTATCGCCACCGATCACGCGCCACACACGCTGCAAGACAAAAGTGATGAGTCGAACCCGCCGAGTGGAATGCCGTCTATTGAGCTGGTCGTGCCACTCCTGCTGACAGTGTGCGCCGGACGGTGGCCGCACCCAACAACATCCATGCCAAAGGCCTTGCAAGAGCGTAAGTTGACGGTGGATGACATTGTGCGGCTCATGCATACAAACCCAAATCGAATATTCGGTTTGGATGTGacggaagagaagaagcggACATTTGACACAAGTGTGGAATGGGTTGTAGAGGAATCACAGCTACATTCCAAGTGCAAGTGGTCACCGTATGCAAACTGGAAGCTTGTGGGGAAAGTAATGTGA